GGATGAACGCCACCGTGCGGTCGAAGATCATGAGGCGCTCTATCAGCTCTTCGAGCGTGCGGATCTCCACCTTCCCCGTGGAGATGCGGTCCACGTAGGCGAGCGTGCCCTGGCTGTGCCGCACCGTGTGCTGGTAGAGCGTCCTGATGCTCACCCCGCGGTCTATCAGCGGCGCGGCGCGCTCCAGGGCCTCGCTGAGGATGAACGTGGGCCTGGCGCCGCCCGGCTGGACCGTCAGGGCCTCGGTGTGGCACTCGGCGGTGGCGAGGTCCAGGGCGGCGTTGATCTGGTCGATGCCCTCGAGCACGGTGATGGCATGGGTGTTGGCGGGACTCTGGGCGCTGATGGCCAGGAACGGCTCGAATGCATCGGTGAGATCTACAGCGGTGCGTCTGCGGTCCTGGATCTCGCGTTCGATGGGGTGGAGCCGTTGGGCGAGTGCGACGGACGGGGGAACCGCGCGGAGCTGGTTCGCGTCATCGGGGTCGGGTCTCAGTAGAGCGAATTCGAGCAGGCAGGGGGCGTTCCTGACCTCACCGCGGGCGACGCGGCCGCTGCTGAGCGCGGCCGCGTAGAGGCGTGCTCCCTCGGCGCACATCGCCGTGACGGGGTGGGGATGTGTCGGGTTTGTCTCGCTTCTTGTCAAATCTCCACCCCCCAGGGTCCTGAACATGTAAGAACATGATGCATCGTCCCTGTGGCACTGACGTGCCTGAATGAGCCATCGTCTGTCACTGCGGGGGAGAGGATTCCATCAAGTGAGGACGAAGCCGACCATGTATAAGAGAATGCTTCGCTCGGCGCTTGCCGTTGTTTTCTCCGCCGTTGCGGTCTTCGGAGCAGTCGTCGCCGTGGGCGGGGACGCGGGAAGCGTTCAGGCCAGTGCCGGTGCGCCCGTCGAGTCGGTAGGCAAGCACGATCTCGGCTGGAACACCGCTCCGCAAGACCTCGGCTGGGACACCGCGCCTGCGCAGGTTTCCCGGTGACCCCCGACGACCGTGACTTCCGTCGCGAGATGGCTTCGGCGTACCGGTCCGGATGGCAGTTCATCGACCTCGCCACGGCGATCCCCCACGCCGGCGACTCGCTGATGGTCACCCTGTTCGGCCAGCCGATCGTCGTAGTACGAGAAGAGGACGAAGACGTCCGGGCCTACCGCTGTCTGCGCCGCCCCCGGGGCGCACCGCAGCCCGTC
This Streptomyces sp. NBC_00539 DNA region includes the following protein-coding sequences:
- a CDS encoding (2Fe-2S)-binding protein, translated to MASAYRSGWQFIDLATAIPHAGDSLMVTLFGQPIVVVREEDEDVRAYRCLRRPRGAPQPVRCEVRYGMVFVNLDQRDHQLFEPDITAATPRSA
- a CDS encoding helix-turn-helix transcriptional regulator, with protein sequence MFRTLGGGDLTRSETNPTHPHPVTAMCAEGARLYAAALSSGRVARGEVRNAPCLLEFALLRPDPDDANQLRAVPPSVALAQRLHPIEREIQDRRRTAVDLTDAFEPFLAISAQSPANTHAITVLEGIDQINAALDLATAECHTEALTVQPGGARPTFILSEALERAAPLIDRGVSIRTLYQHTVRHSQGTLAYVDRISTGKVEIRTLEELIERLMIFDRTVAFIPASDDRRVALELRHPGLVDYLIKVFEQLWRRAVPLGDEVTYTHTPDGISGVQRSIAQLLIEGHVDEAIARRLGMNVRTCRAHIAKLATALGSGSRAQLGFLIAQSGILHSAAPPLPPGHV